In Herbinix luporum, a single window of DNA contains:
- a CDS encoding LysR family transcriptional regulator, whose protein sequence is MNLLHLKYAVEVAKTKSINQAAKNLYMNQPNLSRAIKELEDSLGVNLFRRTSKGIIVTPQGEEFLVHARNILDQVDEIEAMYKQGKSSKQRFSISVPRATYISAAFAEFIKLIDQTKPIDIFYKETNSIRAIQNILQSNYQLAIIRYQEVFDRYYETTFNENGLSYELINEFSYCILMSKGNPLSYKKVLEASDLEDGVEIAYGDPYVPALSATEAIKEEFSTNINKRINIYERGSQFDLLLKVPNTFMRVSPLPQEYLDKYNLVQIPCKSDKRIYRDVFICKKGYQLTDLDKLFLKKVKEAIEASKL, encoded by the coding sequence ATGAATTTACTACACTTAAAATATGCTGTAGAAGTGGCAAAGACCAAATCAATTAATCAGGCTGCTAAAAATTTATATATGAACCAACCTAATTTAAGCAGAGCCATTAAAGAACTGGAAGACTCACTTGGGGTAAATCTCTTTCGTCGTACTTCAAAAGGTATAATAGTTACACCCCAAGGTGAAGAATTTCTAGTACATGCACGAAATATATTAGATCAAGTCGATGAAATAGAAGCCATGTATAAACAGGGCAAATCCTCTAAACAAAGATTCTCAATCTCAGTCCCCCGTGCTACATATATTTCCGCTGCTTTTGCAGAGTTTATAAAACTTATAGATCAAACAAAACCTATTGATATTTTTTATAAAGAAACCAATTCTATCCGTGCCATACAAAATATCCTGCAGTCCAATTATCAACTGGCAATTATACGGTATCAAGAAGTGTTTGACCGTTATTATGAAACAACATTCAATGAAAATGGACTTTCCTATGAACTAATTAATGAATTTAGTTATTGTATCTTAATGTCTAAAGGTAATCCTCTTTCTTATAAAAAGGTTCTTGAAGCTTCAGACTTAGAAGATGGAGTAGAAATTGCTTATGGGGACCCATATGTCCCAGCCCTTTCGGCCACGGAAGCAATAAAGGAGGAATTTTCAACTAATATAAATAAAAGAATTAATATATATGAAAGAGGAAGCCAATTTGATTTACTGCTAAAAGTACCTAATACCTTTATGAGGGTATCTCCTCTACCCCAAGAGTACTTGGACAAATACAATCTGGTACAAATCCCGTGCAAATCCGACAAGCGGATATATAGGGATGTGTTTATCTGTAAAAAAGGCTACCAATTGACTGATTTAGATAAACTTTTTCTTAAAAAAGTAAAAGAAGCCATAGAAGCAAGTAAATTATAA